TTGGACCCCGAGCTTACCAACAAGCTAAAGACAATCGAAGCCTCAGCTATGAAAATTCGCGATGTCACACAAAAGCTGTTGAGAATCACTTCCGCGCGCTCCATCGAGTATGCCGAAGGCACAACAATGATTGATCTCGGGAATGGCAAAGAAGAGAGCAAAGAGTAGAATGAACAGTAGAAAGTTTCAGCTCAAATAATCCAACTGATTAAATTACATTTGTTTCAGCTATTACGCTTCCAGCAACAAATCTATCCGGACGCAGTTCAGAAATATCGACCGATGGTTTTTTGTCAGTAAGAATTTGCAATGTAATCAACCCTGCCGCCGGCGCCTGCATAAAGCCATGTCCCGAAAACCCCGCTACATGAAATAATCCCTGAACTCCGCTGTCCCAGCCGAAAATGGCCTGGTGATCAGGGGTCGTTTCATACAGTCCGGCCCATACATTTGCAACCTCTGCCGTCTCCAAACCGGGAATTCGATCCAAAGCCTTCTCGACAATGGCATCGGTGTAATCTGGATCGATTGAAATATCGTATGATGGTTTTGTTGCTTTGTCGGCCCAGCCGAGAAGTAGTCCGCGCGATTCCTTGTGGCAGTAGAGCCCGGATTTGACATCGACAACCATAGGAAAGTACGGCTCAATAAAATCGAGTTCGCCGGTGGTGACGCATTGGCGGCGATAGGGGAGAACCTGTATATCCGATCCGGCCATTTTTCCGATCTCTCCAGCAAACGCGCCAGCGCAGTTTATGACAAGAGGGGACGCTATAGTCCCTCTCGAAGTATTAACATGCGTGATGACATCGCCCGCCATGGTAAATCCGGTCACTGCTGT
This region of Candidatus Zixiibacteriota bacterium genomic DNA includes:
- a CDS encoding FAD-binding oxidoreductase — encoded protein: GGGIIGLSVAFYLARAKYGQIVVLEKERFLGSGSTAKAAGGIRAQFANRVNIELSMLSEKLFRQFKEDTGWDAVFDQVGYLFLLSDDSDIAQFKRNFALQRSLGLNVEMMQPSDIPRVAPHVRLDDIRCATFCPDDGLGDPYQFLSGYEHAARTNGAEIEPDTAVTGFTMAGDVITHVNTSRGTIASPLVINCAGAFAGEIGKMAGSDIQVLPYRRQCVTTGELDFIEPYFPMVVDVKSGLYCHKESRGLLLGWADKATKPSYDISIDPDYTDAIVEKALDRIPGLETAEVANVWAGLYETTPDHQAIFGWDSGVQGLFHVAGFSGHGFMQAPAAGLITLQILTDKKPSVDISELRPDRFVAGSVIAETNVI